The following are encoded together in the Cheilinus undulatus linkage group 3, ASM1832078v1, whole genome shotgun sequence genome:
- the hmces gene encoding abasic site processing protein HMCES: MCGRTACTLAPDEVSRASSYRNRGGRRRQPRWRDGDADKYRPSYNKSPQSMSPVLLSRRHFDKDAPADECVLASMRWGLVPSWFKEDNPNKMQYSTSNCRSENILQKKTYKDPMIKGQRCVILADGFYEWQRQEKGKQPFFIYFPQTQEKTKAQDDTTSKGDDAQGEWTGWKLLTMAGVFDCWTPPGSGEPLYTYSVITVKASPNLENIHHRMPAILDGEEEVRRWLDFGEVKSLDALKLLEPKNVLTFHPVSSVVNNSRNNSPECLQPVDLNSKKEPKPTAGSKMMTSWLKSGAPSKRKEPDVRESTEDKASKPKGGLQQWLQGANKKQRIK, translated from the exons ATGTGTGGAAGAACTGCATGCACTCTTGCACCTGACGAGGTGAGCCGTGCCTCTTCTTACAGAAACCGAGGGGGGCGGCGGAGACAGCCCCGCTGGAGGGATGGAGATGCTGACAAATACCGACCCTCTTACAACAAGAGCCCACAGTCTATGAGTCCCGTCCTGCTGTCTCGGAGACATTTTGATAAG gaTGCTCCTGCGGATGAATGTGTGCTGGCCTCAATGCGATGGGGTCTTGTACCTTCCTGGTTTAAGGAGGACAACCCTAACAAGATGCAATACAGCACCAGCAACTGTCGCAGCGAGAACATACTGCAGAAGAAAACTTACAAG GACCCCATGATAAAAGGCCAGCGCTGTGTCATCCTAGCTGATGGGTTTTATGAGTGGCAGAGGCAGGAAAAAGGCAAGCAGCCTTTCTTCATCTACTTTCCTCAGACTCAGGAGAAAACCAAGGCTCAGGATGACACCACCTCAAAG GGAGATGATGCACAAGGTGAGTGGACTGGATGGAAACTGCTGACGATGGCTGGAGTGTTTGACTGCTGGACACCTCCAGGAAGTGGAGAACCACTTTACACGTACAGTGTAATCACTGTGAAAGCTTCTCCAAATCTGGAAAATATCCATCACAG GATGCCAGCAATCCTGGATGGAGAGGAAGAAGTGAGACGATGGCTTGATTTTGGCGAGGTGAAGTCTCTGGATGCTTTGAAGTTGCTTGAGCCTAAAAATGTCTTGACTTTTCATCCTGTATCTTCAGTGGTAAACAACTCGCGCAACAACTCTCCAGAGTGTCTCCAGCCTGTGGATCTTAACAGCAAAAAG GAGCCCAAACCCACAGCTGGCAGTAAGATGATGACCAGCTGGCTGAAGAGCGGTGCACCTTCAAAGAGGAAGGAGCCCGACGTGCGTGAGAGTACGGAGGATAAAGCAAGCAAGCCTAAAGGAGGGCTTCAGCAGTGGCTTCAGGGAGCCAATAAGAAGCAGAGAATCAAATGA
- the LOC121506618 gene encoding tubulin monoglycylase TTLL3-like isoform X1, which yields MRADVHMEFSRSRQCTQQGQERHQAIDRRCTSCPDWAEGTRETKDQTVTTMVQQCNKEKAENPQTAKSTEGKVQCSFGSLPLLNPERLRTAKARADKAVKMHKIFSVQGPYPVIRAALRARGWIEQRTRRPSCQAHSRPRDEGKASSNDTGDDDDENSDEVEEEQDQDGLHNLMSRLVRNEMVYFYWTNRRDAINTSTLQKEQITNHFAQAGSFSTKVGLCVNLRNLHWFDSADPDTFFPRSYRLAAQDEKHAFIEDYRRTACTGLLKYIVQKAQAAHGQEKTCIVQTVQSQRKGSRWRPKQVVLSQMIDTAVKVCQEFLESLDHIDIDKGLDMQQALSKQEWMEFIDSYYLVVHGRAEIQVSDHVVAICEAMLQRLVEVCPQLDIEGIHNIWIIKPGAQSRGRGIKCSKRLDQILKLVDGDSVLIKESKWVVQKYLEQPFLVHGTKFDIRQWFLVTDWNPLTVWFYKKCYMRFSTQPYSLDKLDSSVHLCNNSIQKHLRPSQQRHHGIPKDNMWSDDQFRTFLSSQGREAQWQAVVVPGMKKALIRALQTTQDLMDSRKNTFELYGADFMLGRDLNPWLIEINVSPTMAPSTPVTSQLCAAVQEDTLRVVLDRKADRTANTGGFELIYRQAAVEVPQYVGVNLLVKGFKIKSPCSLPPLRSFNRSASKHCNPAKEKEPAADKTKPLPRRSFKDSELKDRSTGVPVPPPPFKLKLSVPGPAEMLHLPTTVDRSVALPISARDHSVLLCRRRSEMSKVCSDREQLYQQSASLPLKITAPKQSAQAARSIFSL from the exons ATGAGGGCTGATGTCCATATGGAGTTCTCCAGATCCAGACAGTGCACCCAGCAGGGCCAGGAGAGACATCAGGCTATTGATAGACGCTGCACTTCATGCCCAGACTGGG cagaGGGAACCAGAGAAACCAAGGATCAGACAGTCACAACCATGGTTCAGCAGTGCAAcaaagaaaaagctgaaaacCCACAAACTG CTAAGTCTACTGAGGGTAAAGTTCAGTGCAGTTTTGGCAGCCTGCCTCTTCTAAACCCAGAGAGACTGCGGACAGCAAAAGCCCGTGCTGACAAAGCAGTTAAA atGCACAAGATATTCTCTGTCCAGGGTCCTTACCCAGTTATCCGGGCTGCCTTGAGGGCCAGAGGCTGGATTGAGCAGCGAACACGGCGCCCAAGCTGTCAAGCTCACTCACGGCCCAGGGATGAGGGAAAAGCCAGCTCCAATGACACCGGTGATGACGATGATG aaaactcAGATGAAGTTGAAGAAGAGCAGGATCAAGATGGACTGCACAACCTCATG TCTCGCCTGGTGAGGAATGAGATGGTCTATTTCTACTGGACAAACCGTAGAGACGCCATCAACACCAGCACTTTGCAGAAAGAACAGATCACTAATCACTTTGCACAGGCAGGCAGCTTCAGCACCAAG GTGGGGTTGTGTGTGAACCTGAGGAACCTGCACTGGTTTGATTCAGCAGACCCAGACACCTTCTTCCCCCGCTCTTACAGACTGGCAGCACAGGATGAGAAACATGCTTTTATTg AGGACTACAGGAGGACCGCCTGCACCGGTCTGTTGAAGTACATTGTCCAGAAGGCGCAGGCTGCACATGGACAGGAAAAGACCTGCATCGTTCAGACTGTTCAGA GTCAAAGAAAAGGTAGCAGATGGCGACCTAAACAAGTGGTCCTCTCCCAAATGATTGACACTGCAGTCAAAGTATGCCAGGAGTTCCTGGAAAGCCTTGATCACATTGACATAGACAAAGGTCTGGACATGCAGCAAGCGCTTTCAAAGCAGGAGTGGATGGAGTTCATTGACAGTTACTACCTGGTTGTTCA TGGCAGAGCAGAGATCCAGGTCAGTGACCATGTTGTGGCcatctgtgaagccatgttACAAAGGCTGGTTGAGGTCTGTCCCCAGCTTGATATAGAGGGCATACACAACATCTGGATCATCAAACCTGGGGCTCAGTCCAGAGGCAGAG GTATCAAATGCTCCAAGCGATTGGATCAGATCCTTAAGTTGGTGGATGGGGATTCAGTCTTGATCAAGGAGAGCAAGTGGGTGGTGCAGAAGTACTTGGAGCAACCTTTTCTTGTCCATGGCACCAAATTTGACATACGGCAGTGGTTCTTGGTCACAGACTGGAACCCTTTGACTGTGTGGTTTTATAAAAAGTGCTACATGCGCTTTTCTACACAGCCATACTCACTGGATAAACTTGACAG CTCTGTCCATTTGTGCAACAACTCAATCCAAAAGCACCTAAGACCCTCCCAGCAACGCCATCATGGCATCCCCAAAGACAACATGTGGTCTGACGACCAGTTTAGGACCTTTCTGTCCAGCCAAGGCCGGGAGGCCCAGTGGCAGGCTGTGGTAGTCCCAGGGATGAAGAAGGCTTTGATCCGTGCTCTACAGACAACACAGGACCTGATGGACTCACGGAAAAACACCTTTGAGCTCTACGGTGCTGACTTCATGTTGG GTCGTGACCTAAATCCATGGCTAATAGAGATAAACGTCAGTCCCACTATGGCCCCCTCCACCCCAGTGACTTCCCAACTATGTGCTGCTGTGCAGGAAGACACACTGCGAGTCGTCCTGGACCGGAAAGCAGACCGCACAGCAAACACAGGGGGCTTTGAGCTCATATATAGACAG GCTGCGGTAGAGGTGCCACAGTATGTTGGAGTCAACCTACTTGTTAAGGGCTTTAAGATCAAATCCCCCTGCTCACTTCCTCCACTGAGATCCTTCAACCGTTCAGCGTCAAAGCACTGCAACCCTGCCAAGGAAAAAGAACCTGcagcagacaaaacaaaacctCTGCCTAGGAGGTCTTTTAAAGATTCAGAGCTGAAAGACAGAAGCACTGGGGTTCCAGTGCCACCTCCTCCTTTTAAACTTAAACTATCTGTGCCTGGCCCTGCTGAAATGCTTCACCTGCCTACGACAGTGGACAGGTCTGTCGCCCTGCCCATCAGTGCCCGGGATCACTCTGTACTTCTGTGTAGGAGGAGATCAGAGATGTCAAAAGTCTGCTCAGACAGAGAACAACTCTACCAACAAAGTGCCTCTTTGCCTCTGAAGATTACTGCTCCAAAACAATCTGCACAAGCAGCTAGGAGCATCTTTAGCTTATAA
- the LOC121506618 gene encoding tubulin monoglycylase TTLL3-like isoform X2 — protein MRADVHMEFSRSRQCTQQGQERHQAIDRRCTSCPDWEGTRETKDQTVTTMVQQCNKEKAENPQTAKSTEGKVQCSFGSLPLLNPERLRTAKARADKAVKMHKIFSVQGPYPVIRAALRARGWIEQRTRRPSCQAHSRPRDEGKASSNDTGDDDDENSDEVEEEQDQDGLHNLMSRLVRNEMVYFYWTNRRDAINTSTLQKEQITNHFAQAGSFSTKVGLCVNLRNLHWFDSADPDTFFPRSYRLAAQDEKHAFIEDYRRTACTGLLKYIVQKAQAAHGQEKTCIVQTVQSQRKGSRWRPKQVVLSQMIDTAVKVCQEFLESLDHIDIDKGLDMQQALSKQEWMEFIDSYYLVVHGRAEIQVSDHVVAICEAMLQRLVEVCPQLDIEGIHNIWIIKPGAQSRGRGIKCSKRLDQILKLVDGDSVLIKESKWVVQKYLEQPFLVHGTKFDIRQWFLVTDWNPLTVWFYKKCYMRFSTQPYSLDKLDSSVHLCNNSIQKHLRPSQQRHHGIPKDNMWSDDQFRTFLSSQGREAQWQAVVVPGMKKALIRALQTTQDLMDSRKNTFELYGADFMLGRDLNPWLIEINVSPTMAPSTPVTSQLCAAVQEDTLRVVLDRKADRTANTGGFELIYRQAAVEVPQYVGVNLLVKGFKIKSPCSLPPLRSFNRSASKHCNPAKEKEPAADKTKPLPRRSFKDSELKDRSTGVPVPPPPFKLKLSVPGPAEMLHLPTTVDRSVALPISARDHSVLLCRRRSEMSKVCSDREQLYQQSASLPLKITAPKQSAQAARSIFSL, from the exons ATGAGGGCTGATGTCCATATGGAGTTCTCCAGATCCAGACAGTGCACCCAGCAGGGCCAGGAGAGACATCAGGCTATTGATAGACGCTGCACTTCATGCCCAGACTGGG aGGGAACCAGAGAAACCAAGGATCAGACAGTCACAACCATGGTTCAGCAGTGCAAcaaagaaaaagctgaaaacCCACAAACTG CTAAGTCTACTGAGGGTAAAGTTCAGTGCAGTTTTGGCAGCCTGCCTCTTCTAAACCCAGAGAGACTGCGGACAGCAAAAGCCCGTGCTGACAAAGCAGTTAAA atGCACAAGATATTCTCTGTCCAGGGTCCTTACCCAGTTATCCGGGCTGCCTTGAGGGCCAGAGGCTGGATTGAGCAGCGAACACGGCGCCCAAGCTGTCAAGCTCACTCACGGCCCAGGGATGAGGGAAAAGCCAGCTCCAATGACACCGGTGATGACGATGATG aaaactcAGATGAAGTTGAAGAAGAGCAGGATCAAGATGGACTGCACAACCTCATG TCTCGCCTGGTGAGGAATGAGATGGTCTATTTCTACTGGACAAACCGTAGAGACGCCATCAACACCAGCACTTTGCAGAAAGAACAGATCACTAATCACTTTGCACAGGCAGGCAGCTTCAGCACCAAG GTGGGGTTGTGTGTGAACCTGAGGAACCTGCACTGGTTTGATTCAGCAGACCCAGACACCTTCTTCCCCCGCTCTTACAGACTGGCAGCACAGGATGAGAAACATGCTTTTATTg AGGACTACAGGAGGACCGCCTGCACCGGTCTGTTGAAGTACATTGTCCAGAAGGCGCAGGCTGCACATGGACAGGAAAAGACCTGCATCGTTCAGACTGTTCAGA GTCAAAGAAAAGGTAGCAGATGGCGACCTAAACAAGTGGTCCTCTCCCAAATGATTGACACTGCAGTCAAAGTATGCCAGGAGTTCCTGGAAAGCCTTGATCACATTGACATAGACAAAGGTCTGGACATGCAGCAAGCGCTTTCAAAGCAGGAGTGGATGGAGTTCATTGACAGTTACTACCTGGTTGTTCA TGGCAGAGCAGAGATCCAGGTCAGTGACCATGTTGTGGCcatctgtgaagccatgttACAAAGGCTGGTTGAGGTCTGTCCCCAGCTTGATATAGAGGGCATACACAACATCTGGATCATCAAACCTGGGGCTCAGTCCAGAGGCAGAG GTATCAAATGCTCCAAGCGATTGGATCAGATCCTTAAGTTGGTGGATGGGGATTCAGTCTTGATCAAGGAGAGCAAGTGGGTGGTGCAGAAGTACTTGGAGCAACCTTTTCTTGTCCATGGCACCAAATTTGACATACGGCAGTGGTTCTTGGTCACAGACTGGAACCCTTTGACTGTGTGGTTTTATAAAAAGTGCTACATGCGCTTTTCTACACAGCCATACTCACTGGATAAACTTGACAG CTCTGTCCATTTGTGCAACAACTCAATCCAAAAGCACCTAAGACCCTCCCAGCAACGCCATCATGGCATCCCCAAAGACAACATGTGGTCTGACGACCAGTTTAGGACCTTTCTGTCCAGCCAAGGCCGGGAGGCCCAGTGGCAGGCTGTGGTAGTCCCAGGGATGAAGAAGGCTTTGATCCGTGCTCTACAGACAACACAGGACCTGATGGACTCACGGAAAAACACCTTTGAGCTCTACGGTGCTGACTTCATGTTGG GTCGTGACCTAAATCCATGGCTAATAGAGATAAACGTCAGTCCCACTATGGCCCCCTCCACCCCAGTGACTTCCCAACTATGTGCTGCTGTGCAGGAAGACACACTGCGAGTCGTCCTGGACCGGAAAGCAGACCGCACAGCAAACACAGGGGGCTTTGAGCTCATATATAGACAG GCTGCGGTAGAGGTGCCACAGTATGTTGGAGTCAACCTACTTGTTAAGGGCTTTAAGATCAAATCCCCCTGCTCACTTCCTCCACTGAGATCCTTCAACCGTTCAGCGTCAAAGCACTGCAACCCTGCCAAGGAAAAAGAACCTGcagcagacaaaacaaaacctCTGCCTAGGAGGTCTTTTAAAGATTCAGAGCTGAAAGACAGAAGCACTGGGGTTCCAGTGCCACCTCCTCCTTTTAAACTTAAACTATCTGTGCCTGGCCCTGCTGAAATGCTTCACCTGCCTACGACAGTGGACAGGTCTGTCGCCCTGCCCATCAGTGCCCGGGATCACTCTGTACTTCTGTGTAGGAGGAGATCAGAGATGTCAAAAGTCTGCTCAGACAGAGAACAACTCTACCAACAAAGTGCCTCTTTGCCTCTGAAGATTACTGCTCCAAAACAATCTGCACAAGCAGCTAGGAGCATCTTTAGCTTATAA